Proteins encoded by one window of Lathyrus oleraceus cultivar Zhongwan6 chromosome 1, CAAS_Psat_ZW6_1.0, whole genome shotgun sequence:
- the LOC127087739 gene encoding uncharacterized mitochondrial protein AtMg00810-like, with translation MKAGEEKKVLKLKTALYGLKQALRAWNTRIDTYFKENGFEQCLYEHALYVKKNGRNVLLVALYVDDLIFLGSTDQMIEEFKSTMTREFEMTDLGLMRFFLGLEVRQEETRIFISQEKYAKEILKRYKMESCNPASTPMEPRTKLSKFDGGERVEAGKYRILVESLRYLTCTRPNISLSVGIVSRFMEQPVYTHWKALKRILRYIQGTVSLGMFYSNSDKYKLVGYFDSDWCGDIDDRKSTSRYVFFMGNTAFTWLSKKHPIVTLSTCEAEYVAASWCVCHAIWLRRLMSKMELK, from the coding sequence ATGAAAGCTGGAGAAGAGAAGAAGGTACTGAAATTGAAGACAGCGCTATATGGGCTGAAGCAAGCACTGCGGGCATGGAACACACGTATAGACACATATTTCAAGGAGAACGGGTTCGAGCAATGTCTGTACGAACATGCCCTctatgtgaagaaaaatggaaggaatGTATTACTTGTTGCTCTCTATGTCGATGATCTTATTTTTCTGGGCAGTACTGATCAGATGATAGAAGAATTCAAAAGCACAATGACACGTGAATTCGAGATGACAGACTTAGGCCTGATGAGATTCTTTCTTGGTCTGGAGGTTCGACAAGAAGAAACAAGAATCTTCATCTCACaagaaaaatatgcaaaagaaatCTTGAAAAGATATAAGATGGAAAGCTGTAATCCGGCTTCGACGCCAATGGAACCAAGAACAAAGTTGTCGAAATTTGATGGAGGAGAACGTGTCGAAGCAGGCAAATATCGAATTTTGGTAGAAAGTCTTCGCTATCTCACATGTACAAGACCAAATATCTCATTAAGTGTAGGCATTGTAAGTCGATTCATGGAGCAGCCAGTTTACACACATTGGAAAGCATTGAAGCGAATTCTGAGGTACATCCAAGGAACAGTGTCACTTGGGATGTTCTACTCGAATTCAGACAAATACAAGTTGGTTGGTTACTTTGACAGTGATTGGTGCGGAGACATAGACGATCGAAAAAGCACTTCTAGATATGTGTTCTTCATGGGAAATACTGCATTCACTTGGCTTTCTAAAAAGCATCCAATAGTAACACTTTCAACATGTGAAGCAGAATATGTAGCAGCATCCTGGTGCGTTTGTCATGCAATATGGCTCAGAAGATTGATGAGTAAAATGGAGCTAAAATAG
- the LOC127132764 gene encoding uncharacterized protein LOC127132764 — translation MSSSEEKQIDTRDFRYVYVRRRRRNAAGSGKVVRDLDLNAPPPSEPSMPKTDGSFEIGDDSPLSPAPNLFQKAVTITRRKRSTLNRIPRSNLQPPSPPSIQVSKQSHMFRRNVDNDHSHQLSTPSTDITAFSPPPPSAEASASGKEWRCPTCLRIDNDELSKPLIYLKKQLKLKKGIKKSEG, via the exons ATGAGTTCATCTGAGGAAAAGCAAATTGACACAAGAGACTTCCGCTATGTTTACgtaagaagaagaagaagaaatgcAGCTGGTTCTGGAAAAGTAGTTCGAGATTTGGATCTAAACGCTCCCCCGCCTTCAGAACCTTCTATGCCGAAAACGGATGGCTCATTTGAAATTGGAGATGATAGC CCTCTCTCTCCTGCACCCAATCTCTTCCAAAAAGCAGTAACCATCACCCGCAGAAAGCGAAGCACCCTCAACCGCATTCCGCGGAGCAACCTGCAACCACCCAGCCCACCATCAATTCAAGTTTCTAAGCAATCCCATATGTTTCGCCGTAATGTGGACAACGATCATTCCCACCAATTGTCCACACCATCAACTGACATTACAGCATTCAGCCCACCACCACCATCTGCAGAAGCG TCTGCTTCTGGCAAAGAGTGGCGCTGTCCTACCTGCTTAAGGATTGACAATGATGAGCTTTCAAAGCCCCTCATATATCTGAAGAAGCAGTTGAAATTAAAAAAGGGCATTAAAAAGTCTGAAGGGTGA